Proteins encoded within one genomic window of Candidatus Cloacimonadota bacterium:
- a CDS encoding cold shock domain-containing protein, with the protein MKGKVKWFNKNKGYGFILTDDNKEYFVHWKSIVTNSPRELKILDQDEEVTFDLIETDKGIQAINIIRTNP; encoded by the coding sequence ATGAAAGGAAAAGTGAAGTGGTTTAATAAAAATAAAGGTTACGGCTTTATTCTTACTGACGACAATAAAGAGTACTTTGTACACTGGAAATCCATCGTCACCAATTCTCCCCGGGAATTGAAGATTTTGGATCAGGACGAAGAAGTTACCTTTGATTTGATCGAAACCGACAAAGGCATTCAAGCCATCAATATAATCAGGACTAATCCCTGA